One region of uncultured Methanolobus sp. genomic DNA includes:
- a CDS encoding ATP-binding protein, with amino-acid sequence MNSSITGTITEVPKVVENESPSQYLEDIARQATKTERVLYPISGIVGQEKMLRALILNTINPSIGGVLIRGQKGTAKSTAVRGLAEILPETEMVEGCKFNCDPNDPEKFCWECQEKKRKGTMYIGKRQMRVVDLPVGATEDRVVGSLDIEKAVRQGVQAFDPGILAQANRGILYVDEINLLDDFVVDALLDAAAMGVNTVEREGVSVSHPANFIIVGSMNPEEGELRPQLLDRIALQVEVTGIYDVEQRIEIVERRNRFNDDQKQFIREFEAEQEELRSKIVKAMQMLPRVTTTRDNLRTIAEICIAFNVDGHRADIMIERAARTNAAYEGRERITNDDIIEASEMVLPHRMRKKPFEEEEFSVDQLRAVVDGKV; translated from the coding sequence ATGAATTCAAGTATTACAGGGACAATAACAGAAGTTCCTAAAGTAGTGGAAAATGAGTCTCCATCACAATATCTGGAAGACATTGCCAGACAGGCTACTAAAACAGAAAGAGTGCTTTATCCGATATCTGGCATAGTCGGACAGGAGAAAATGCTTCGAGCACTTATACTTAACACTATCAATCCGTCTATTGGCGGTGTTCTTATCCGCGGTCAGAAAGGCACTGCAAAATCAACCGCAGTCAGGGGTCTGGCTGAAATATTACCTGAGACCGAAATGGTTGAGGGTTGTAAATTCAATTGTGACCCAAATGACCCTGAAAAGTTCTGCTGGGAATGCCAGGAGAAGAAACGTAAAGGAACAATGTACATTGGCAAACGCCAGATGAGGGTCGTGGACCTTCCTGTAGGTGCTACAGAGGACAGGGTTGTTGGAAGTCTTGATATTGAAAAGGCAGTGCGGCAGGGTGTACAGGCATTTGATCCGGGTATTCTTGCCCAGGCAAACCGTGGTATTCTTTATGTTGATGAAATTAACCTGCTTGATGACTTCGTTGTGGATGCACTTCTTGATGCTGCCGCAATGGGAGTGAACACCGTTGAACGTGAGGGAGTAAGCGTAAGTCACCCTGCAAACTTCATTATTGTGGGAAGTATGAACCCCGAAGAGGGTGAGCTTCGTCCGCAACTGCTTGACAGGATAGCATTGCAGGTTGAGGTCACAGGTATCTATGATGTAGAGCAGCGTATCGAGATCGTAGAAAGACGTAACCGTTTCAACGATGATCAGAAGCAGTTCATCCGTGAGTTCGAGGCAGAGCAGGAGGAGCTGCGTTCAAAGATTGTAAAAGCCATGCAGATGCTTCCTCGTGTCACAACCACAAGGGACAACCTGCGTACAATTGCAGAGATCTGTATTGCTTTTAATGTGGACGGGCACCGTGCAGATATCATGATCGAACGTGCCGCCAGGACAAATGCTGCATATGAGGGCAGGGAACGCATCACAAATGATGATATCATTGAAGCCTCTGAAATGGTGCTTCCTCACAGGATGCGTAAGAAACCATTTGAGGAAGAGGAATTCAGTGTTGACCAGCTAAGAGCGGTTGTTGACGGCAAGGTTTGA